A region from the Onthophagus taurus isolate NC chromosome 8, IU_Otau_3.0, whole genome shotgun sequence genome encodes:
- the LOC111414219 gene encoding IQ motif and SEC7 domain-containing protein 1 isoform X3, with the protein MCDYNGGRPLAIPGDTLDVNTLLAQKDTIIRDQREQILRLKRELDGLASERDLLLCENSNLRFELEMVELKRVQDESFPQKMDRPQVSSNMTHLHIQEQTYIQAPTYMQTQNYSTPATSPIYARSSPNGSGYISVQQPLHKKGSLRNGDVHKRRVQNTYELSQDILDKQIELLERKYGGVKARTAAVTIQRAFRRYTLRKKFASITAMAKAEKRTSRRIPSNGDDNRSTIGEGQSEAEYARPFDKSMSLRERRNMDTAPIPRSQSGTPTICWDNYSPHAQHPHYYSPIEMKQPMSLQNSANSTPSGNNGYVRSRSSVSSRKVPPEVPKRTSSISSRSLESRSHRSNGGLTKTTENGSLSSVQSSGSDSSISADRVQCEYSPIWKRKGGPHLPEYAEPTLETSLGNISSSSSATYVLERTEPPTTTSCSKISETVRKRQYRVGLNLFNKKPERGITYLIRKGFLENTPTGVARFLISRKGLSKQMIGEYLGNLQNPFCMAVLECFALELDLAGMQVDVALRKFQQYYRMPGEAQKIERLMEVFSQRYCQCNVDIVARLRSPDTIFVLAFAIIMLNTDLHTPNIKPERRMKLEDFIKNLRGIDDCHDIDSDMLTGIYERVKANEFKPGSDHVTQVMKVQATIVGKKPNMALPHRRLVCYCRLYEIPDVNKKERPGVHQREVFLFNDLLVITKILSKKKSSVTYTFRNSYPLCGMAVTLFEAQHYPFGIRLSQRVDDKTLIIFNARNEHDRIKFAEDLKESVCEMDEMENLRIEAELERQKSSRGNRSGKDFFIIGTENRDSGVADVEVCPCQYPYQQMQQNEETSETVSHESQIKRSALSNSLLDIHEQFAGEKAQRRGSVGSLDSGMSVSFQSTSASTCSRSDKTKGGNKSVHYQHSSFLGNFFNKKQQQQQQQHQNHQQHGGSGGGAMSAAKTTEV; encoded by the exons ttttCCACAAAAGATGGATAGACCGCAGGTTTCCTCAAATATGACACACCTACACATTCAGGAGCAAACTTATATTCAAGCTCCAACCTACATGCAAACACAAAACTACTCAACTCCGGCCACAAGTCCGATTTATGCCCGATCTTCTCCAAACGGATCAGGGTATATTTCTGTCCAGCAACCTTTGCACAAAAAAGGATCGCTGCGAAACGGTGACGTCCACAAAAGACGGGTACAAAATAC ttatGAGCTTTCCCAAGATATATTGGATAAACAAATAGAATTATTGGAAAGAAAATATGGTGGTGTTAAAGCTCGTACAGCCGCGGTTACCATTCAACGAGCATTTAGAAGGTATACGCTACGTAAGAAATTTGCGTCGATTACGGCAATGGCTAAAGCCGAAAAACGCACCTCCCGACGTATTCCGAGTAACGGCGACGATAATAGGAGCACTATTGGCGAAGGTCAATCTGAAGCCGAGTACGCCCGACCGTTTGATAA GTCGATGTCGTTACGAGAACGCAGAAATATGGATACAGCCCCAATACCAAGGAGTCAATCGGGTACGCCAACAATTTGTTGGGACAACTATTCGCCACACGCTCAACATCCTCATTATTATTCTCCAATTGAGATGAAACAACCAATGAGCTTACAAAATTCGGCGAATAGCACACCATCGGGTAACAATGGTTACGTTAGATCAAGAAGCAGCGTTAGCAGTAGGAAGGTACCGCCGGAAGTTCCCAAACGCACCTCCAGCATCTCTTCGAGGTCGCTGGAGTCACGCTCGCACCGTTCGAATGGCGGTTTGACAAAAACGACGGAAAACGGGTCACTTTCGAGCGTGCAAAGCTCGGGAAGCGATAGCAGTATTTCAGCTGATCGAGTTCAATGTGAATATTCGCCAATTTGGAAACGTAAAGGTGGACCACATCTACCCGAATACGCTGAACCCACATTAGAGACTAGTTTAGGAAATATATCTTCCTCTTCAAGTGCAACTTATGTCCTTGAACGTACCGAACCGCCGACGACAACAAGTTGCAGTAAAATATCGGAAACCGTTCGTAAACGACAATATCGCGttggattaaatttgtttaacaaaAAACCCGAACGCGGGATCACCTATTTAATTCGCAAAGGGTTTTTAGAAAACACACCTACGGGCGTGGCACGTTTCTTAATCTCTCGAAAAGGTCTCAGCAAACAGATGATCGGCGAATACCTGGGGAACCTTCAAAACCCTTTCTGCATGGCAGTACTAGAATGTTTCGCTTTAGAACTCGACCTGGCCGGTATGCAGGTTGATGTAGCCTTGAGAAAATTCCAACAGTACTATCGCATGCCCGGAGAAGCCCAGAAAATTGAACGACTCATGGAAGTCTTTTCGCAACGTTACTGTCAATGCAATGTTGATATAGTTGCTAGATTACGATCGCCAGATACC atatTTGTGCTAGCTTTTGCAATAATAATGCTCAACACCGATTTACACACACCAAACATAAAACCGGAACGTCGAATGAAACTGGAggatttcataaaaaatttgcGTGGGATCGATGATTGCCATGATATTGACAGCGACATGTTGACCGGAATTTATGAGCGCGTTAAAGCAAACGAGTTTAAGCCGGGTTCGGATCATGTGACTCAAGTAATGAAAGTTCAAGCGACAATTGTTGGTAAAAAACCGAATATGGCGCTTCCACATCGTCGATTGGTGTGTTATTGTCGACTTTACGAGATTCCAGATGTTAATAAAAAGGAACGCCCGGGTGTTCATCAGCGGGAGGTCTTCCTCTTTAACGATTTACTCGTTATTACTAAAATATTAAGCAAGAAAAAATCGTCGGTTACCTATACTTTTAGAAATAGTTATCCGTTATGTGGGATGGCTGTTACTTTATTCGAAGCACAAC atTATCCATTTGGTATACGTTTATCCCAGCGCGTAGAcgataaaacattaataatatttaacgCTCGCAACGAACACGATAGAATCAAGTTTGCCGAAGATTTAAAAGAATCCGTTTGCGAAATGGATGAAATGGAAAATCTTCGTATCGAAGCGGAGTTGGAGAGGCAAAAATCAAGTCGAGGAAATCGTTCAg gaaaagatttttttataataggaACTGAAAATCGAGATAGCGGTGTAGCTGATGTAGAAGTATGTCCGTGTCAATATCCTTACCAACAAATGCAACAAAACGAAGAGACTTCAGAAACGGTTTCGCACGAATCTCAAATAAAACGTTCAGCATTGAGTAATTCGTTGTTGGATATTCACGAGCAAT TTGCAGGAGAAAAGGCACAACGTCGTGGGAGTGTGGGATCCTTAGATAGCGGGATGTCAGTATCATTCCAATCGACTTCAGCTAGCACATGTTCGCGTTCAGATAAAACTAAAGGCGGCAACAAATCGGTGCATTATCAGCATTCGTCGTTCCTGggtaatttctttaataaaaagcaGCAGCAGCAACAACAGCAGCATCAAAATCATCAGCAACATGGTGGTAGTGGTGGTGGTGCGATGTCGGCAGCTAAAACAACGGAGGTCTAG
- the LOC111414219 gene encoding IQ motif and SEC7 domain-containing protein 1 isoform X7: MCDYNGGRPLAIPGDTLDVNTLLAQKDTIIRDQREQILRLKRELDGLASERDLLLCENSNLRFELEMVELKRVQDESFPQKMDRPQVSSNMTHLHIQEQTYIQAPTYMQTQNYSTPATSPIYARSSPNGSGYISVQQPLHKKGSLRNGDVHKRRVQNTYELSQDILDKQIELLERKYGGVKARTAAVTIQRAFRRYTLRKKFASITAMAKAEKRTSRRIPSNGDDNRSTIGEGQSEAEYARPFDNGHENLIVRAVPVRSMSLRERRNMDTAPIPRSQSGTPTICWDNYSPHAQHPHYYSPIEMKQPMSLQNSANSTPSGNNGYVRSRSSVSSRKVPPEVPKRTSSISSRSLESRSHRSNGGLTKTTENGSLSSVQSSGSDSSISADRVQCEYSPIWKRKGGPHLPEYAEPTLETSLGNISSSSSATYVLERTEPPTTTSCSKISETVRKRQYRVGLNLFNKKPERGITYLIRKGFLENTPTGVARFLISRKGLSKQMIGEYLGNLQNPFCMAVLECFALELDLAGMQVDVALRKFQQYYRMPGEAQKIERLMEVFSQRYCQCNVDIVARLRSPDTIFVLAFAIIMLNTDLHTPNIKPERRMKLEDFIKNLRGIDDCHDIDSDMLTGIYERVKANEFKPGSDHVTQVMKVQATIVGKKPNMALPHRRLVCYCRLYEIPDVNKKERPGVHQREVFLFNDLLVITKILSKKKSSVTYTFRNSYPLCGMAVTLFEAQHYPFGIRLSQRVDDKTLIIFNARNEHDRIKFAEDLKESVCEMDEMENLRIEAELERQKSSRGNRSGTENRDSGVADVEVCPCQYPYQQMQQNEETSETVSHESQIKRSALSNSLLDIHEQLQLQEKRHNVVGVWDP; this comes from the exons ttttCCACAAAAGATGGATAGACCGCAGGTTTCCTCAAATATGACACACCTACACATTCAGGAGCAAACTTATATTCAAGCTCCAACCTACATGCAAACACAAAACTACTCAACTCCGGCCACAAGTCCGATTTATGCCCGATCTTCTCCAAACGGATCAGGGTATATTTCTGTCCAGCAACCTTTGCACAAAAAAGGATCGCTGCGAAACGGTGACGTCCACAAAAGACGGGTACAAAATAC ttatGAGCTTTCCCAAGATATATTGGATAAACAAATAGAATTATTGGAAAGAAAATATGGTGGTGTTAAAGCTCGTACAGCCGCGGTTACCATTCAACGAGCATTTAGAAGGTATACGCTACGTAAGAAATTTGCGTCGATTACGGCAATGGCTAAAGCCGAAAAACGCACCTCCCGACGTATTCCGAGTAACGGCGACGATAATAGGAGCACTATTGGCGAAGGTCAATCTGAAGCCGAGTACGCCCGACCGTTTGATAA CGGACATGAAAATCTAATTGTACGTGCTGTGCCCGTGAGGTCGATGTCGTTACGAGAACGCAGAAATATGGATACAGCCCCAATACCAAGGAGTCAATCGGGTACGCCAACAATTTGTTGGGACAACTATTCGCCACACGCTCAACATCCTCATTATTATTCTCCAATTGAGATGAAACAACCAATGAGCTTACAAAATTCGGCGAATAGCACACCATCGGGTAACAATGGTTACGTTAGATCAAGAAGCAGCGTTAGCAGTAGGAAGGTACCGCCGGAAGTTCCCAAACGCACCTCCAGCATCTCTTCGAGGTCGCTGGAGTCACGCTCGCACCGTTCGAATGGCGGTTTGACAAAAACGACGGAAAACGGGTCACTTTCGAGCGTGCAAAGCTCGGGAAGCGATAGCAGTATTTCAGCTGATCGAGTTCAATGTGAATATTCGCCAATTTGGAAACGTAAAGGTGGACCACATCTACCCGAATACGCTGAACCCACATTAGAGACTAGTTTAGGAAATATATCTTCCTCTTCAAGTGCAACTTATGTCCTTGAACGTACCGAACCGCCGACGACAACAAGTTGCAGTAAAATATCGGAAACCGTTCGTAAACGACAATATCGCGttggattaaatttgtttaacaaaAAACCCGAACGCGGGATCACCTATTTAATTCGCAAAGGGTTTTTAGAAAACACACCTACGGGCGTGGCACGTTTCTTAATCTCTCGAAAAGGTCTCAGCAAACAGATGATCGGCGAATACCTGGGGAACCTTCAAAACCCTTTCTGCATGGCAGTACTAGAATGTTTCGCTTTAGAACTCGACCTGGCCGGTATGCAGGTTGATGTAGCCTTGAGAAAATTCCAACAGTACTATCGCATGCCCGGAGAAGCCCAGAAAATTGAACGACTCATGGAAGTCTTTTCGCAACGTTACTGTCAATGCAATGTTGATATAGTTGCTAGATTACGATCGCCAGATACC atatTTGTGCTAGCTTTTGCAATAATAATGCTCAACACCGATTTACACACACCAAACATAAAACCGGAACGTCGAATGAAACTGGAggatttcataaaaaatttgcGTGGGATCGATGATTGCCATGATATTGACAGCGACATGTTGACCGGAATTTATGAGCGCGTTAAAGCAAACGAGTTTAAGCCGGGTTCGGATCATGTGACTCAAGTAATGAAAGTTCAAGCGACAATTGTTGGTAAAAAACCGAATATGGCGCTTCCACATCGTCGATTGGTGTGTTATTGTCGACTTTACGAGATTCCAGATGTTAATAAAAAGGAACGCCCGGGTGTTCATCAGCGGGAGGTCTTCCTCTTTAACGATTTACTCGTTATTACTAAAATATTAAGCAAGAAAAAATCGTCGGTTACCTATACTTTTAGAAATAGTTATCCGTTATGTGGGATGGCTGTTACTTTATTCGAAGCACAAC atTATCCATTTGGTATACGTTTATCCCAGCGCGTAGAcgataaaacattaataatatttaacgCTCGCAACGAACACGATAGAATCAAGTTTGCCGAAGATTTAAAAGAATCCGTTTGCGAAATGGATGAAATGGAAAATCTTCGTATCGAAGCGGAGTTGGAGAGGCAAAAATCAAGTCGAGGAAATCGTTCAg gaACTGAAAATCGAGATAGCGGTGTAGCTGATGTAGAAGTATGTCCGTGTCAATATCCTTACCAACAAATGCAACAAAACGAAGAGACTTCAGAAACGGTTTCGCACGAATCTCAAATAAAACGTTCAGCATTGAGTAATTCGTTGTTGGATATTCACGAGCAAT TGCAGTTGCAGGAGAAAAGGCACAACGTCGTGGGAGTGTGGGATCCTTAG
- the LOC111414219 gene encoding IQ motif and SEC7 domain-containing protein 1 isoform X6, which produces MCDYNGGRPLAIPGDTLDVNTLLAQKDTIIRDQREQILRLKRELDGLASERDLLLCENSNLRFELEMVELKRVQDESFPQKMDRPQVSSNMTHLHIQEQTYIQAPTYMQTQNYSTPATSPIYARSSPNGSGYISVQQPLHKKGSLRNGDVHKRRVQNTYELSQDILDKQIELLERKYGGVKARTAAVTIQRAFRRYTLRKKFASITAMAKAEKRTSRRIPSNGDDNRSTIGEGQSEAEYARPFDNGHENLIVRAVPVRSMSLRERRNMDTAPIPRSQSGTPTICWDNYSPHAQHPHYYSPIEMKQPMSLQNSANSTPSGNNGYVRSRSSVSSRKVPPEVPKRTSSISSRSLESRSHRSNGGLTKTTENGSLSSVQSSGSDSSISADRVQCEYSPIWKRKGGPHLPEYAEPTLETSLGNISSSSSATYVLERTEPPTTTSCSKISETVRKRQYRVGLNLFNKKPERGITYLIRKGFLENTPTGVARFLISRKGLSKQMIGEYLGNLQNPFCMAVLECFALELDLAGMQVDVALRKFQQYYRMPGEAQKIERLMEVFSQRYCQCNVDIVARLRSPDTIFVLAFAIIMLNTDLHTPNIKPERRMKLEDFIKNLRGIDDCHDIDSDMLTGIYERVKANEFKPGSDHVTQVMKVQATIVGKKPNMALPHRRLVCYCRLYEIPDVNKKERPGVHQREVFLFNDLLVITKILSKKKSSVTYTFRNSYPLCGMAVTLFEAQHYPFGIRLSQRVDDKTLIIFNARNEHDRIKFAEDLKESVCEMDEMENLRIEAELERQKSSRGNRSGKDFFIIGTENRDSGVADVEVCPCQYPYQQMQQNEETSETVSHESQIKRSALSNSLLDIHEQLQLQEKRHNVVGVWDP; this is translated from the exons ttttCCACAAAAGATGGATAGACCGCAGGTTTCCTCAAATATGACACACCTACACATTCAGGAGCAAACTTATATTCAAGCTCCAACCTACATGCAAACACAAAACTACTCAACTCCGGCCACAAGTCCGATTTATGCCCGATCTTCTCCAAACGGATCAGGGTATATTTCTGTCCAGCAACCTTTGCACAAAAAAGGATCGCTGCGAAACGGTGACGTCCACAAAAGACGGGTACAAAATAC ttatGAGCTTTCCCAAGATATATTGGATAAACAAATAGAATTATTGGAAAGAAAATATGGTGGTGTTAAAGCTCGTACAGCCGCGGTTACCATTCAACGAGCATTTAGAAGGTATACGCTACGTAAGAAATTTGCGTCGATTACGGCAATGGCTAAAGCCGAAAAACGCACCTCCCGACGTATTCCGAGTAACGGCGACGATAATAGGAGCACTATTGGCGAAGGTCAATCTGAAGCCGAGTACGCCCGACCGTTTGATAA CGGACATGAAAATCTAATTGTACGTGCTGTGCCCGTGAGGTCGATGTCGTTACGAGAACGCAGAAATATGGATACAGCCCCAATACCAAGGAGTCAATCGGGTACGCCAACAATTTGTTGGGACAACTATTCGCCACACGCTCAACATCCTCATTATTATTCTCCAATTGAGATGAAACAACCAATGAGCTTACAAAATTCGGCGAATAGCACACCATCGGGTAACAATGGTTACGTTAGATCAAGAAGCAGCGTTAGCAGTAGGAAGGTACCGCCGGAAGTTCCCAAACGCACCTCCAGCATCTCTTCGAGGTCGCTGGAGTCACGCTCGCACCGTTCGAATGGCGGTTTGACAAAAACGACGGAAAACGGGTCACTTTCGAGCGTGCAAAGCTCGGGAAGCGATAGCAGTATTTCAGCTGATCGAGTTCAATGTGAATATTCGCCAATTTGGAAACGTAAAGGTGGACCACATCTACCCGAATACGCTGAACCCACATTAGAGACTAGTTTAGGAAATATATCTTCCTCTTCAAGTGCAACTTATGTCCTTGAACGTACCGAACCGCCGACGACAACAAGTTGCAGTAAAATATCGGAAACCGTTCGTAAACGACAATATCGCGttggattaaatttgtttaacaaaAAACCCGAACGCGGGATCACCTATTTAATTCGCAAAGGGTTTTTAGAAAACACACCTACGGGCGTGGCACGTTTCTTAATCTCTCGAAAAGGTCTCAGCAAACAGATGATCGGCGAATACCTGGGGAACCTTCAAAACCCTTTCTGCATGGCAGTACTAGAATGTTTCGCTTTAGAACTCGACCTGGCCGGTATGCAGGTTGATGTAGCCTTGAGAAAATTCCAACAGTACTATCGCATGCCCGGAGAAGCCCAGAAAATTGAACGACTCATGGAAGTCTTTTCGCAACGTTACTGTCAATGCAATGTTGATATAGTTGCTAGATTACGATCGCCAGATACC atatTTGTGCTAGCTTTTGCAATAATAATGCTCAACACCGATTTACACACACCAAACATAAAACCGGAACGTCGAATGAAACTGGAggatttcataaaaaatttgcGTGGGATCGATGATTGCCATGATATTGACAGCGACATGTTGACCGGAATTTATGAGCGCGTTAAAGCAAACGAGTTTAAGCCGGGTTCGGATCATGTGACTCAAGTAATGAAAGTTCAAGCGACAATTGTTGGTAAAAAACCGAATATGGCGCTTCCACATCGTCGATTGGTGTGTTATTGTCGACTTTACGAGATTCCAGATGTTAATAAAAAGGAACGCCCGGGTGTTCATCAGCGGGAGGTCTTCCTCTTTAACGATTTACTCGTTATTACTAAAATATTAAGCAAGAAAAAATCGTCGGTTACCTATACTTTTAGAAATAGTTATCCGTTATGTGGGATGGCTGTTACTTTATTCGAAGCACAAC atTATCCATTTGGTATACGTTTATCCCAGCGCGTAGAcgataaaacattaataatatttaacgCTCGCAACGAACACGATAGAATCAAGTTTGCCGAAGATTTAAAAGAATCCGTTTGCGAAATGGATGAAATGGAAAATCTTCGTATCGAAGCGGAGTTGGAGAGGCAAAAATCAAGTCGAGGAAATCGTTCAg gaaaagatttttttataataggaACTGAAAATCGAGATAGCGGTGTAGCTGATGTAGAAGTATGTCCGTGTCAATATCCTTACCAACAAATGCAACAAAACGAAGAGACTTCAGAAACGGTTTCGCACGAATCTCAAATAAAACGTTCAGCATTGAGTAATTCGTTGTTGGATATTCACGAGCAAT TGCAGTTGCAGGAGAAAAGGCACAACGTCGTGGGAGTGTGGGATCCTTAG
- the LOC111414219 gene encoding IQ motif and SEC7 domain-containing protein 1 isoform X5, whose product MIICISGFIVGSFPQKMDRPQVSSNMTHLHIQEQTYIQAPTYMQTQNYSTPATSPIYARSSPNGSGYISVQQPLHKKGSLRNGDVHKRRVQNTYELSQDILDKQIELLERKYGGVKARTAAVTIQRAFRRYTLRKKFASITAMAKAEKRTSRRIPSNGDDNRSTIGEGQSEAEYARPFDNGHENLIVRAVPVRSMSLRERRNMDTAPIPRSQSGTPTICWDNYSPHAQHPHYYSPIEMKQPMSLQNSANSTPSGNNGYVRSRSSVSSRKVPPEVPKRTSSISSRSLESRSHRSNGGLTKTTENGSLSSVQSSGSDSSISADRVQCEYSPIWKRKGGPHLPEYAEPTLETSLGNISSSSSATYVLERTEPPTTTSCSKISETVRKRQYRVGLNLFNKKPERGITYLIRKGFLENTPTGVARFLISRKGLSKQMIGEYLGNLQNPFCMAVLECFALELDLAGMQVDVALRKFQQYYRMPGEAQKIERLMEVFSQRYCQCNVDIVARLRSPDTIFVLAFAIIMLNTDLHTPNIKPERRMKLEDFIKNLRGIDDCHDIDSDMLTGIYERVKANEFKPGSDHVTQVMKVQATIVGKKPNMALPHRRLVCYCRLYEIPDVNKKERPGVHQREVFLFNDLLVITKILSKKKSSVTYTFRNSYPLCGMAVTLFEAQHYPFGIRLSQRVDDKTLIIFNARNEHDRIKFAEDLKESVCEMDEMENLRIEAELERQKSSRGNRSGKDFFIIGTENRDSGVADVEVCPCQYPYQQMQQNEETSETVSHESQIKRSALSNSLLDIHEQFAGEKAQRRGSVGSLDSGMSVSFQSTSASTCSRSDKTKGGNKSVHYQHSSFLGNFFNKKQQQQQQQHQNHQQHGGSGGGAMSAAKTTEV is encoded by the exons atgattatatGTATATCAGGGTTTATAGTGGGAAG ttttCCACAAAAGATGGATAGACCGCAGGTTTCCTCAAATATGACACACCTACACATTCAGGAGCAAACTTATATTCAAGCTCCAACCTACATGCAAACACAAAACTACTCAACTCCGGCCACAAGTCCGATTTATGCCCGATCTTCTCCAAACGGATCAGGGTATATTTCTGTCCAGCAACCTTTGCACAAAAAAGGATCGCTGCGAAACGGTGACGTCCACAAAAGACGGGTACAAAATAC ttatGAGCTTTCCCAAGATATATTGGATAAACAAATAGAATTATTGGAAAGAAAATATGGTGGTGTTAAAGCTCGTACAGCCGCGGTTACCATTCAACGAGCATTTAGAAGGTATACGCTACGTAAGAAATTTGCGTCGATTACGGCAATGGCTAAAGCCGAAAAACGCACCTCCCGACGTATTCCGAGTAACGGCGACGATAATAGGAGCACTATTGGCGAAGGTCAATCTGAAGCCGAGTACGCCCGACCGTTTGATAA CGGACATGAAAATCTAATTGTACGTGCTGTGCCCGTGAGGTCGATGTCGTTACGAGAACGCAGAAATATGGATACAGCCCCAATACCAAGGAGTCAATCGGGTACGCCAACAATTTGTTGGGACAACTATTCGCCACACGCTCAACATCCTCATTATTATTCTCCAATTGAGATGAAACAACCAATGAGCTTACAAAATTCGGCGAATAGCACACCATCGGGTAACAATGGTTACGTTAGATCAAGAAGCAGCGTTAGCAGTAGGAAGGTACCGCCGGAAGTTCCCAAACGCACCTCCAGCATCTCTTCGAGGTCGCTGGAGTCACGCTCGCACCGTTCGAATGGCGGTTTGACAAAAACGACGGAAAACGGGTCACTTTCGAGCGTGCAAAGCTCGGGAAGCGATAGCAGTATTTCAGCTGATCGAGTTCAATGTGAATATTCGCCAATTTGGAAACGTAAAGGTGGACCACATCTACCCGAATACGCTGAACCCACATTAGAGACTAGTTTAGGAAATATATCTTCCTCTTCAAGTGCAACTTATGTCCTTGAACGTACCGAACCGCCGACGACAACAAGTTGCAGTAAAATATCGGAAACCGTTCGTAAACGACAATATCGCGttggattaaatttgtttaacaaaAAACCCGAACGCGGGATCACCTATTTAATTCGCAAAGGGTTTTTAGAAAACACACCTACGGGCGTGGCACGTTTCTTAATCTCTCGAAAAGGTCTCAGCAAACAGATGATCGGCGAATACCTGGGGAACCTTCAAAACCCTTTCTGCATGGCAGTACTAGAATGTTTCGCTTTAGAACTCGACCTGGCCGGTATGCAGGTTGATGTAGCCTTGAGAAAATTCCAACAGTACTATCGCATGCCCGGAGAAGCCCAGAAAATTGAACGACTCATGGAAGTCTTTTCGCAACGTTACTGTCAATGCAATGTTGATATAGTTGCTAGATTACGATCGCCAGATACC atatTTGTGCTAGCTTTTGCAATAATAATGCTCAACACCGATTTACACACACCAAACATAAAACCGGAACGTCGAATGAAACTGGAggatttcataaaaaatttgcGTGGGATCGATGATTGCCATGATATTGACAGCGACATGTTGACCGGAATTTATGAGCGCGTTAAAGCAAACGAGTTTAAGCCGGGTTCGGATCATGTGACTCAAGTAATGAAAGTTCAAGCGACAATTGTTGGTAAAAAACCGAATATGGCGCTTCCACATCGTCGATTGGTGTGTTATTGTCGACTTTACGAGATTCCAGATGTTAATAAAAAGGAACGCCCGGGTGTTCATCAGCGGGAGGTCTTCCTCTTTAACGATTTACTCGTTATTACTAAAATATTAAGCAAGAAAAAATCGTCGGTTACCTATACTTTTAGAAATAGTTATCCGTTATGTGGGATGGCTGTTACTTTATTCGAAGCACAAC atTATCCATTTGGTATACGTTTATCCCAGCGCGTAGAcgataaaacattaataatatttaacgCTCGCAACGAACACGATAGAATCAAGTTTGCCGAAGATTTAAAAGAATCCGTTTGCGAAATGGATGAAATGGAAAATCTTCGTATCGAAGCGGAGTTGGAGAGGCAAAAATCAAGTCGAGGAAATCGTTCAg gaaaagatttttttataataggaACTGAAAATCGAGATAGCGGTGTAGCTGATGTAGAAGTATGTCCGTGTCAATATCCTTACCAACAAATGCAACAAAACGAAGAGACTTCAGAAACGGTTTCGCACGAATCTCAAATAAAACGTTCAGCATTGAGTAATTCGTTGTTGGATATTCACGAGCAAT TTGCAGGAGAAAAGGCACAACGTCGTGGGAGTGTGGGATCCTTAGATAGCGGGATGTCAGTATCATTCCAATCGACTTCAGCTAGCACATGTTCGCGTTCAGATAAAACTAAAGGCGGCAACAAATCGGTGCATTATCAGCATTCGTCGTTCCTGggtaatttctttaataaaaagcaGCAGCAGCAACAACAGCAGCATCAAAATCATCAGCAACATGGTGGTAGTGGTGGTGGTGCGATGTCGGCAGCTAAAACAACGGAGGTCTAG